The window CAGGACGGCGTCTCCGCGATCACCGGCATCATCAACGGCGGAAACGTCACCGCCATCCTGCCGCTGATCAACGAACACCAGGTGCCGCTCGTCGGCGGGCTGGGCCGACCCGAGCTGGACGACGTGACGTACGTCTGGCACACCAACCTGCTCTCCGAAGAGCCCGGCGTCGCCATGGCACCGTTCGTCAAGCAGGAGGTCGGCAACGGCCGCGTGTACGCCATCGGGCCGGACTTCCAGGGTGGCCGCGACGAGCTGCGCGGCTTCGTCGACACCTTCAAGTCGCTCGGCGGCCGGATCGCCAACCCCACCGGGCAGGCCGTCTTCTCCCCGTTCCCGGGCACCACCGACTTCGGGCCGTACCTCGACGAGATCGCCCAGACCGGTGCCGACGCGATCTACTGCTTCTTCGACGCCCAGAGCGCCATCTCCTTCGTCCAGCAGTACGCCGAGTCGGACGTCGCCGACCTGCCGCTCTACGCGGCGGGCTTCGTGACCGAACCGGCTAGCCTCGACGCGCAGGGCGCCGCAGCGGAGGGCATCTACAACGGGCTGAACTACTCCCCCGACCTGGACAACGCGGCCAACCGGGAGTTCGTCGCCGCCTGGAACGCCACCTACCCCGGCCGGACGCCGACCTCGATCGTGATGGCGTCGTACGACGCGGCGGCCGTGCTGGACCGGGCGATCACCGCGGCCGGGGTCAACCCGACACCGGCGGAGATCAACGCGGCGATCGCCGGGCTGGGGCAGCTCACCAGCCCGCGCGGGCCCTGGCAGTTCGCCAAGACCACCCACGCCCCGATCCAGAAGTGGTACCTGCGCCAGGTCCGCCGCGACGGCCGGGCACTGGCCAACGTGGTGGTGTCCGAGCTGACCACCCTCGGCGGCTGAGGGTGCCGTCGCACCCCGACCGAAGGCAATAGCTACCAGTCGATGCGTTTCGACGCGTCGAATGGCGGGGCGGACGGCGGGGCGGACGAGGCGCGGACCGCCAGGGTCGGGCGGAACCCGATCTCCCGGTGAACGTGCCCCGGCCGGGCCTCGTCCAGCAGCAGTTCGGCGGCGGCCCGGCCCAGCCGGTACTTCGGCTGGCTGACCGTGGTCAGCGCGGGTGCCAACCGACGGGCGAACGGCAGGTCGCCGTAGCCGACGACCGAAATGTCCGCCGGCACCCGGGCGCCGGCCGCAGCCAACCCGTCCAGCAGGCCCAGCGCCGCCGTGTCGTTGAGACAGACCACCGCGGTCACCGGCGGGGTCGCGGCGAGGATCAGCGCCGCCGCCGAGGCGGCGGCTTCGACCAGCGGCGGCGGATGCAACGGTACGCGGACGTCCAGCAACGCCGTCGCCGGGTCGAGACCGGCTGCGGCCAGTGCCTCCCGTACGCCGTCGCGACGGCGGGCCACCGGCCCGGCGTCCCGGGTGCCGCCGAGGAACGCGATCCGGCGGTGCCCCAGCCCGA is drawn from Micromonospora sp. Llam0 and contains these coding sequences:
- a CDS encoding ABC transporter substrate-binding protein — its product is MRRLTWWTRPHAAARSDRRRLLAAGLTGVLAVSTAGCFGGSGETPQLIKVGMLANIDGQLEAPGDELRDGFQLYLDMHDGQLGGHPAEMVIGDEGYESGVAVESATRLLEQDGVSAITGIINGGNVTAILPLINEHQVPLVGGLGRPELDDVTYVWHTNLLSEEPGVAMAPFVKQEVGNGRVYAIGPDFQGGRDELRGFVDTFKSLGGRIANPTGQAVFSPFPGTTDFGPYLDEIAQTGADAIYCFFDAQSAISFVQQYAESDVADLPLYAAGFVTEPASLDAQGAAAEGIYNGLNYSPDLDNAANREFVAAWNATYPGRTPTSIVMASYDAAAVLDRAITAAGVNPTPAEINAAIAGLGQLTSPRGPWQFAKTTHAPIQKWYLRQVRRDGRALANVVVSELTTLGG
- a CDS encoding LacI family DNA-binding transcriptional regulator, whose amino-acid sequence is MREVARAAGVSVSTVANVLSRPAIVAPATRRRVEDVIESVGYVPNGPARQLRGRPSPIVASVTLDLANPFYAEVNRGIEDELAEHGCLVLACSIDLRPAKERQLLKLLQTQAVRGVIIAPVGADPAPLLWMSRHGMAVVLIDHPRAELDLCAVAVDDVAGGRLAGEHLVGLGHRRIAFLGGTRDAGPVARRRDGVREALAAAGLDPATALLDVRVPLHPPPLVEAAASAAALILAATPPVTAVVCLNDTAALGLLDGLAAAGARVPADISVVGYGDLPFARRLAPALTTVSQPKYRLGRAAAELLLDEARPGHVHREIGFRPTLAVRASSAPPSAPPFDASKRIDW